In one window of Candidatus Scalindua sp. DNA:
- a CDS encoding polyprenyl synthetase family protein: MGLDAILAPIQEEMRETEERLYKDISSQDKHLADLVLHISKIKGKRFRPALLLLAGKCSGTFVRQHIDLGIVVELIHTATLVHDDIIDEAVVRRHVETINAKWGREISILFGDYLFSRAYTILSSLDSQIATLIVSQTINILCEGEIVQLLKRHNPDVTESEYLNIIERKTAALCAASCKLGAIFSGANKKLSEALANYGLKLGVAFQIIDDCLDVTGKEEEVGKTLNTDLQTGKLTLPLIRLVNVLPANRKESVCELIFQNNGNTTKAAIVDLLQEHEAMEYAYESARQLVKKAQDDISFIPESVFKTSLLELGDYVIQRKR; this comes from the coding sequence ATGGGACTTGATGCAATTTTAGCACCTATACAGGAAGAGATGCGTGAGACTGAGGAGCGTCTTTATAAGGACATCTCATCTCAGGACAAACATCTTGCGGATCTGGTTCTTCATATCAGCAAGATTAAGGGGAAGAGGTTTCGCCCTGCATTGTTACTGCTTGCAGGCAAGTGTTCGGGTACGTTCGTGCGACAACACATTGACCTGGGAATAGTTGTAGAGCTCATCCATACTGCAACGCTGGTCCATGACGATATTATCGATGAAGCTGTCGTCAGAAGGCACGTGGAAACTATTAACGCAAAATGGGGCAGAGAGATTTCTATCCTCTTTGGCGACTATCTTTTTTCAAGAGCCTACACGATCCTCTCGTCCCTGGATTCCCAAATCGCAACTTTAATCGTATCCCAAACCATAAATATCTTGTGCGAGGGGGAAATTGTTCAACTTCTAAAACGTCACAATCCCGATGTAACAGAATCGGAATACTTAAACATCATAGAACGAAAGACCGCAGCCTTATGCGCTGCAAGTTGCAAATTGGGGGCAATTTTCTCTGGTGCAAACAAAAAACTCTCGGAGGCACTCGCAAACTACGGTTTAAAATTAGGAGTAGCATTTCAAATAATAGACGACTGTTTAGATGTCACGGGAAAGGAAGAAGAGGTGGGGAAAACATTAAACACTGACCTCCAAACGGGAAAATTAACACTTCCCTTAATCAGGCTGGTAAATGTATTGCCTGCAAACCGTAAAGAAAGTGTTTGTGAACTGATCTTCCAAAACAATGGGAATACTACAAAGGCCGCTATTGTTGACTTATTACAAGAGCATGAAGCTATGGAATATGCTTACGAAAGTGCGAGGCAATTGGTCAAAAAAGCCCAGGATGACATATCCTTCATACCAGAATCAGTTTTCAAGACATCACTTCTTGAATTAGGCGATTACGTAATACAAAGAAAAAGATAA